The Leptospira wolbachii serovar Codice str. CDC genome segment ACGAGAAATCTGTTACGTCTCTAATTCTAAGTAATGACCTAAATATACTAGCATCTGGTGCAGAAGATAAAAAAATAATTATCTGGGATTTAAAAACTAACAAGTTGATCACAACTTTACTAGGCCATGAAGAATTTATCACTTCACTTGCAATCAGCAACGACAATAAATATTTACTATCGGGCGGTAAGGATAATAAAGCTATTCTCTGGGATCTAAAATCGGAGAAGCAAATTTGCAAAATCAATAAACATGGAAAGTTAATTCAAGCTACAGGAATATCTGATGATTCAAAATATTTCGCTACAGCCGGCTTTTTCGAAAAGCAAATATATATTTGGAACACATCAGATTGTACATTATATAAAGAAATAATTCATGACGATGATATTACAACGTTAAAATTTTCGACGGAAGAAGGTTCCTTAATTAGTGGTAGCGGAGGAAAAGGTATTCAAGATCTTTATATTTGGAATTTCCATAAAAATGAATTATTAAATAATTTTGGAGAACATGGAGACGGTGTTCACCAATTTACTTTTTCTAAAAACTACATTGGATCTGGGAGTAGAAATAGCCCACTCAAATTATGGAATATAAAAAGCGGTCAATTAATGAATACTTTTATAGACTTGAATGAAAAATTAAATCAAACAGTCTATTCAATAGCAATCAGTCCGTTAGAAAATAAAATTGCTGCAATCTATGATTTTAATTGTGATCTAGGAATTTGGAACGTAAATAATGGAAAACAAATTAGTTCTATTTACGGAAACGGGATTTGTTTCAGTGAAATTAAATTCACTGATGAAAACAATCTTCTTATTGTGAAGAGTAGAAAAAATGACATCGAAGTTATGCAATTGAATTTGCAATTATAAACGGCGCATAACAGCGTGGAAACGCTGCGCTTCGGCACTTACGGCCTCGCTTGGCCTGCGGCACATTTCTCTCCGTCACGCTTTTTTGCTTTCGCAAAAAGCGCGCCGACGCTAACGCCTACTCCGTAGGCTCAGCTACGAGAAACGTCGTCTCCACTAGTTCGTTATACGAAATTTGTGCAAATTTAATCTCTTAAATTAAAAATGTAGAAAAGAAACTATTGACAAACAAAAGAAAATGTAATACAGTCGTATTACGGTTCTGCCATGATAAGTTTAAGATTACCAGAAGAATTAGAAAAAAAACTTTCAGAAGTTGCTAAAATTGAAAACAAAAGCAAATCAGAAGTAATTAAAGAATCTTTAGTTTACTACATTGATAATTTTGCAAAGCAACCTTCTGCCTATGAGTTAGGTGAAAAATATTTTGGTTTATATAAAAGCGGGATTTCCGATAAATCTATTAACCATCAGAAGTATATAAAAGATGCTTTAAATAAGAAGCATAAATGATTAAAGCTATTATTGATACTGGGCCTATAGTTGCATTCTTCGACGAATCTGATAATTATTGCCTACAATGTAGATCCTTTCTTAAAAACTTTAAAGGCAGATTATTTACATCACTTGCGGTAGTTACTGAAGTATCTTATTTATTATCTGACAACAAAAGAATACAAAAAGCCTTCATCGAATGGATTGATAACAACGCAATTTCAATATTAAATCAGGATAATGAGCAATTTGGTTCAATTCTGTTTTTTATGGACAAATATGCTGATCGACCAATGGACTTTGCTGACGCTTCACTTATGACTATTTCAGAAGCATATGAAATCCAGAATATCTTCACCTTAGATAGTGATTTCCGATTCTATAAATCAAAAAAAGGAAAGTCTTTAAAAATCATCAACGAAAGCATGATAAAAGACTAATTAAAGCACAAACTTCGTATAACAGCGGGGAAACGCTTCGCTTCGGCACAAGGCCTCGCTTGGGCTGCGCCACATTTCCCTTCTGTCACTCGCTCGCATACGCAAGCTCCGTGCCAGTCCCTAAACGTCCCGTCGGGACTCAGGGTCGGGAAACGTCGTCTCCCCTAGTTCGTTATACGCAAGTTGCTAAAATCTAACTATTTCTTTAAAAATTAAGCTTAGATTAGGAAATAAAATAAGAAATGCCCGAAAAAATTAGTAGATTTATGATAGCATATTTGATATCATAAATTAGTGAGGGTCACTATTGATACAAACGTCTTATATCAAGCTCTAAGAGATAGTAGAGGTGCTTCACATTTTATACTAGCTTTAGTTGAAAACAGGAAAATTGAATTAGCTCTATCAACTCCAGTTTTTATAGAATATTCGGATGTTTTACTTAGAGATAAGTCAATCTCTGATTTAGGCTTATCTAAAAAGGAAATTAATCTTGTTTTGGATTTCCTTGCTTTGGTGGCTACGCCTTTTTCTATTAACTATTTACTAAGACCTAATCTTGGGGACGAAAACGACAACCTTTTTGTTGAACTTGCTTTTGCAAGTAACAGTCGATACCTAATTACTTCAAATATTAAAGATTTTTAACCAAAATAAAGATCTAAAATTTGATTCCTTTAAAGTTATTACTCCCACAGATTTCACTAAATTTTGGAGATTAAATTATGAATAAAAAAAATGTGCTCACCATTCGTATTCCAGAAGATCTTAAAGAAAGAATTGAAAAAACTGCTGCGACACAAGGTGTTTCTCTTAATCAATTTGCTTTATATGCTTTTACAAGAGGCATCAGCGATATTGACACTGCTAACTTTTTCAAAAAACGCATTCAAGGAAAAACTAATGAATCAATTGAAGACGGATTTAAGAAAGTTATGGGGAAAGTCGGAAAGAAAGATAAAATTCCTACTTGGGATAAACTCTAGTTCTATAGTAGCAACCAGCGTATAACAGCGTGGAAACGCTGCGCTTCGGCACAAGGCCTCGCTTGGCCTGCGGCACATTCCTCTCCGTCACGCTTCTCGCTCTGCAAGAAGGCGCGCCGACGCTAACGCCTACTCCGTAGGCTCAGCTACGAGGAACGTCGTCTCCACTAGTTCGTTATGCGAAATTCTTTGAATAAATAGTATATGAAGCCGATAGATACTATATATAACGGATACAAATTTAGGTCCCGATTAGAAGCTCGATGGGCAGTTTTTTTCGATAATATTAATTTATCATACATATATGAAAAAGAAGGTTTCGATCTTGATGGAACTTGGTATTTGCCAGACTTTTGGATCGAAAATTGGCAATGCTGGATTGAGATTAAACCTGATATTCCTGATCTAACAAAATCGAATGTTAGAGAATATAATCTTTGCCATAAATTAGCAAAATATCTTAACCAAAATGTTCTATTGGTAGGAGGTAATCCTTGGAGCAAAGATAATTCAATCCAATCCTACCAAAAACATACTAGAGAATATGATATAGCCATTTTCACGACTCCTAACTTAATAGAAAACGGTTTTAACTTCAAAGACAAGCAATTTCAAAAAGGAATTATAAACATAAGCAATAATGGAATAATTTGTCCTTTAGAAAAAGAATTTTATACAAATGAAATGTATTTGTATAGAATTGTAAAAATTATAAATTCTATTTACCCAAATTTAGTCTCAGTTATACCAGAGAAAGATGAAATAGAGAAAATTATAGAAGTTGATAAAAAATATTACCAACAAAAGTATTCTAAAAATCATCCAAAATGGTACTACGGAATATCCTGTACAGGCTTAGGTTTCCAATATGAAGAAAATTTGGCGTATTTAAATTGCATGCCAAATCTTCAGAAGCCTAGCAAGGCACTAATGAATGCATTCTCTATATCAAGACAATTTAGATTCTAAAATAATAAAAAGGAAAATCAAATGAAAGATCAATTAAAAAAATACTCTTTTCTGGTGATTACAACATTGATTATCAATTGTAATTCAAACTCAAAAGATAATAATAACTACATTCCGTTACTAAATATGCCCAAATTAGTTTCAGAATTAAATAAAAACGGATTTAAAACGGAAAAGAGTATATTTGAAGATAATTCATTTTTAAACGAAAACATCTACATCTCTGACTATATGGAATATAGAATTAAATTATATTCTGCACAAGACGAAAATAAAGTATCAAATATACGCTTAGTTGCGAATATAATAGAAGTAAATAAAGGAAATATTGATGTCAGCTATAGCCTATTCAATGATTTCACCAAACTTGAAATACTTGAAAAAAACAATAAAATCCAGGAAGCACAAAATTGGTTAAAGCTGAACTTTAATAATGATAAATCAAGTCTACAAATTGAAGGTCTACTTTTTACTATATATGCGCCCACAAAGTTCGTAAGAATGTTAACAATCGAACCGTTAGAAAAGAATCTTTAGAAACAAAGAACTTCGCATAACAGCGCGGAAACGCTTCGCTTCGGGACGAGCCCTCGCTCGGTCTGCGACACATTCCCCTTCTGGCACTCGCTTGCATACGCAAGCTACGTGACCAGTCCCTAACGTCCCGTCGGGACTCAGGGTCGGGGAACGTCGTCTCCGCTATTTCGTTATGCGAAATTAGGTAAAAAGAAATTTTAAATATCCTTATATAAAAAAAAATAACAGAGCTTAATTTACTATGCCAAACTTAATTACAATAATAAGATATCCTTACGAAGAACCTTATCTCTTGAATCTTTTAATAAAGGCTACTAATGGTATTTTTACTGGAGAATTAGAAATTTACGATAGCACTGATTCACTTAAAAATTGTGCCAACTGTTTAATGAATTTCCCCAAATGCGCAACAGATGAATTCATATGGGAATTAGGTTCTGAAGACAAAATTAACAGATTTGTATTCTTTTTTAAATTTCGTGTTTATATTACAGATTCTACTGGGACGTGTGCAATTAATGTAAGATTTAATAATAACCAAAAACCGCCAGATTTGGCTATTTCAGAATTTTCCATTAAAACAGACGCAGCAGGTATAAACAATCTAGGCAAACTGTTTCTAACTTTTTCCGAATTGAAGAAAGAAACACTAATCTGGGATGGAAGAGATGGAGATTTATATTAATGATAACAATATTCTAATTCATTTAAATATAAAGCGTGTTTTCGATTGAGAAACGAATATCTATCAATCATTTAACTTTTTCTCAAAATATACTTTAAGTCTTATACACTGCCAATATCAATGTCGAAAAGAAAAATATATAAGAGATACAACTTAACTACCTAACTAGAAAATCTATGAATTTCACTACCTCAAAAGGACTTTAATAGGGGATTAGTTTCACATTAGTATTGAAAAAACATAGCAATGCTCTTTAACATTATGGTAATCGATTAAATAATACAATTTTAGAAATCTATCCTTATATTAAAAACTAAAAAAATGATTTTAATAATATAAGAATATTTTTTTCAGTTTCTAATCTTTTAATTATAATTAACAAACAAAAAAGTTTCTGTAAATAATTTGAAACTGAAATAAATACATTAGAAATTAAATATATTGAAATTAAAACATCTGAAGTTTCTGAATTTACGAATGAAAATTAGCAAGTTACCTAACTTCGCATAACATCGCCTTACCGCTACGCTTCGGCACAAGGCCTCGCTCGGGCTACGCCAAATTCCCTTTCTGTCACTCGCTCGCATACGCAAGCTACGTGCCAGTCCCTAACGTCCCTTCGGGACTCAGGGTCAGGGAACTTCGGTAAGTCTAGTTCGTTATGCGAAAGTAAAAAAATCCTTGCAGTTATTTACCAATGATAACCCATCTTACTATGAAAAAATTAATCTTATTAATCCCACTCTTCTTTTCCATCGAATGCGCCACTAGAAGCTATCGGTTTCAAAATCCAGTAAACTCTGAATCATCTAAAAAAAAAGGGATTGTCGTCTTTTCAATCTATTCTGTTTATCCCAAGGATAGAAACCCGAAATTAAATGAATTTCTTCCTACAGATGAGTCGTTCAAATTGAGTTTTCAAGACGATTTAATCTCCTTTTATGATATGAAGCAAAAGAAGGAAGTAGAATTTGCTGAGAATATAGATGGAGGAATTGAAGATAAGGAGAAGATTATATATGTTAAAAAACGAATTAGGAATGTATCCAATTCAATATATGAAAGCTACTTTGAACTCGAACTAGAAGAAGGTCAAGAATACGCCATATCTCGAATTTTACATGGATTATTAGTAATTGATAAGATGGAATATTATCCATATCCCCTAGATCCCATTCAATCCTTCGAAACATTACCATTGAAAGTAAAACCTGGTGAAATCTCTTTTATGGGCTTATATCAGATCAGAATAGTTAATTCAGATGCAAATAATCCATTTGCAAAAAAAAGAAATAAAAATGATATGAATGCAATGCTATTTGGCAGGGAAGGATTCGATGAGGTAGTCATCGGAGAAATGAGATTAGACAATGGTTATATAGAAAAAGCTTCGAACGGAGTAAAATATAACAAATTACAAAGTGAAATAACTTATCTCAAAGATTTCATACTAAATCAAAAAAATGGATACTGGAAAGAAGTTGCTCAAAAAAAAATAGCAAATTTAAGCAATTAGCAATTCTTTTTACCTTCGCATAACAGCGACTAACCGCTTCGCTTCGGGACTTCGCCCTCGCTTGGGCTGCGCCACATAGGCTTCTGGCACTCCCCTTGCATTCGCAAGTGTCGTTCCAGTCCCTAACGTCCCGTTCGGGACTCAGGGCCAGCCTACGTCGGTTAGTCTAGTTCGTTATACGTAATCGCTTAAATCTATATCTCAAGAAATGAGAAACACAATTAACAGCCCGGAAATATCAGAAAAACAGAAAAAAGAGTCATTTTCAATTGCTTGACTTTTATAGAAAATCGCCAAATTTTGAAATATGGCGACAGTCAGTTCCTTAGATGCAACTTCGATTCAA includes the following:
- a CDS encoding ribbon-helix-helix protein, CopG family is translated as MISLRLPEELEKKLSEVAKIENKSKSEVIKESLVYYIDNFAKQPSAYELGEKYFGLYKSGISDKSINHQKYIKDALNKKHK
- a CDS encoding toxin-antitoxin system HicB family antitoxin codes for the protein MNKKNVLTIRIPEDLKERIEKTAATQGVSLNQFALYAFTRGISDIDTANFFKKRIQGKTNESIEDGFKKVMGKVGKKDKIPTWDKL
- a CDS encoding PDDEXK family nuclease, whose amino-acid sequence is MKPIDTIYNGYKFRSRLEARWAVFFDNINLSYIYEKEGFDLDGTWYLPDFWIENWQCWIEIKPDIPDLTKSNVREYNLCHKLAKYLNQNVLLVGGNPWSKDNSIQSYQKHTREYDIAIFTTPNLIENGFNFKDKQFQKGIINISNNGIICPLEKEFYTNEMYLYRIVKIINSIYPNLVSVIPEKDEIEKIIEVDKKYYQQKYSKNHPKWYYGISCTGLGFQYEENLAYLNCMPNLQKPSKALMNAFSISRQFRF
- a CDS encoding WD40 repeat domain-containing protein; translated protein: MEKLRNKFNTIILISILVTPIFLTPSDRKVETSRRSILIGHEKSVTSLILSNDLNILASGAEDKKIIIWDLKTNKLITTLLGHEEFITSLAISNDNKYLLSGGKDNKAILWDLKSEKQICKINKHGKLIQATGISDDSKYFATAGFFEKQIYIWNTSDCTLYKEIIHDDDITTLKFSTEEGSLISGSGGKGIQDLYIWNFHKNELLNNFGEHGDGVHQFTFSKNYIGSGSRNSPLKLWNIKSGQLMNTFIDLNEKLNQTVYSIAISPLENKIAAIYDFNCDLGIWNVNNGKQISSIYGNGICFSEIKFTDENNLLIVKSRKNDIEVMQLNLQL
- a CDS encoding type II toxin-antitoxin system VapC family toxin; this translates as MIKAIIDTGPIVAFFDESDNYCLQCRSFLKNFKGRLFTSLAVVTEVSYLLSDNKRIQKAFIEWIDNNAISILNQDNEQFGSILFFMDKYADRPMDFADASLMTISEAYEIQNIFTLDSDFRFYKSKKGKSLKIINESMIKD
- a CDS encoding putative toxin-antitoxin system toxin component, PIN family is translated as MRVTIDTNVLYQALRDSRGASHFILALVENRKIELALSTPVFIEYSDVLLRDKSISDLGLSKKEINLVLDFLALVATPFSINYLLRPNLGDENDNLFVELAFASNSRYLITSNIKDF